TGGCGATCCAGAAATAGCAAATGTAAAAACCTTGCCAAGTCTGCGAACGATTATCTGCGGCCTCCAAGTGAATTTATAAGTTGGACATTAAAAGAATTTGAAATGAAAATCATTCAATATAAAAACTGCTACCTGCTGTTATTGATACTGGTAACACTATCATGTAAAAAATTTCTAAGCATTGATCCTCCGATTGATCGTATTGTAGCCAGTGAGGTGTTTTCCAATACTGAAACGGCTACTGCAGCTGTTAGGGGGATTTATGCTAAAATGATGTCAGAAAACGGATTTGCAAGCGGTAGCTCTTCCAGTGTTACTTTGCTTTCAGGAAGATCTGCTGATGAGTTTTCCAATTACTACACTTTATCTGATTTCCCCAAACAGTTTTCTGAAAATAACCTTTTGTCTACTAATTCAAGTTTACAATCAGGGCTTTGGAAAGATCCATATCAAATTATTTACGGAGCAAACTCTGTACTGGAAAGTCTTAATAAATCAGTACAACTTTCTATCAATACAAAACAGCAATTGGGTGGTGAAGCAAAGTTTATCAGGGCGCTATGCTACTTTTATTTGACCAACTTATTTGGGAATGTGCCGCTGATACTCAGTTCAGACTATCGGCTTAGCTCTACTGCAAGTGCCAGTAATCCGCAGGATATATATGTTCAGGTAATCAAAGACCTGCTGGAAGCCAGAGATCAATTAGCAGATAACTATCCGACTGCTGACCGGACAAGAGCCAATAAATGGGCAGCAACAGCTTTATTAGCACGTGTTTACTTATTTAACAAAGATTGGGTTAATGCTGAGAAATATTCTAATGAGCTTATCGCAAAGACGGATCTTTACGATCTCATTCAGGACGATCTAAACAAAGTGTTCTTAAGCAACAGTAAAGAAGCAATTTTACAGTTTTTCGTTCCTCAAATACTAGGCGTAAATACAAATGAAGGAAAGATCTTTATACTGAGACAAGCGCCAGGATCATCAACAGAGGTCGTAATGAGTGAAAATTTGTTTAATGCCTTTGAACCTGGTGACAAGCGAAAAACCAATTGGATAGGAACGTTTACAAGTGGTACTTTTTTCTGGCATTACCCATATAAGTATAAAGTTAAAGCCGGATCATCTCCACTCACAGAGTTCTCTATGGTACTCAGAGTTGCAGAGCAGTACTTGATCAGAGCCGAAGCAAGAGCGCAGCAGAATAAAATTTCCGGATTGAACAGCGCAGAAAGTGATGTGAACCTCATCAGAGGCAGGGCTGGATTAACCGGAGTAACTGGGACAACACAAGCAGCAATGTTACTATCTATTGAAAAGGAAAGGCGTATGGAACTATTCTCAGAGTGGGGCCATCGATGGCTTGACTTAAAACGTACCAATAGAGCCGATGCTATTCTGGCCCCCCTTAAAGGCCAAAACTGGCAAAGTACAGATCAGTTATATCCAATACCTTATTCGGAACTTGTTAATAATAAAAATTTAAAACAGAACCCCGGATACAACTAATTACTGACCTATTTAACATAAACAATAAAATCATGAAAATCAAAATATTTGCACTACTGTTGCCCGCATTTCTATTTACATCTGCCTGGGCACAGGAAAAAAAAACGGAAACTCAATTTGATGAAGATTGGGCAAAGGTTATTGAAGGGCTGCCTTTGTTTATCAATGGTAATATAGCTAAGACAGATGTGGGAGCAAAAGTAGCTTATAGCTGTCTAATAACTCCGTTTTCCCCAGCTCTTCAGCCAGGCTACGTGTTTCATACAGCAACGGAAAATATACAAAGCAAACGTTCAATGGGAATAATTTTCAATTTGCCTGTAAAGCTTTTTATTCAAATTCTCTATGGGCATTTTTATGAAACAGATACTGTGACTAAATCAGCTTATTTTCCGGCTCCTATACCAAACGCAAGAACGGTTTTTAAAGACATTGATAGCGCAGCGCTTGTTGTTTCCGTAGATGGAAAAAAACAATGGCAAAATTTGTATAACATACAATTTACATCATCTAAAAATATTCCTACCAGTGTGATCAGACGGCATATGATTAGCGATATTGAATTACAATTTGGTGTAAAAACCTACTGGGAAAAGCAGGTTAAAAAATGCATTGTGATTTCCCGAAATGGGCTGCCGATACCGGAATACCAAAAAGGTGATGTGGAATACAAATTAGGAACGGATAAAAATGGGCAAGGTGGTGTGTCGATGAATAATGTTCCATTGGTTCAACTCATCAATTTTATGCTTGTCAGGGAGTTTAGAAATACTGATTACCCTATTGTTGACGAAACCGATTTCACAAAGAATCTAGGGAAAGTTTCCTTTTCAACAAAAGATCCTGGGCTAACATTCGAAAAGATGAGAGTTAATATGGCTAAATTTGGTTTCAAATTTAGCATTGAAGAACGTGAGGTTAATATGCTGGTTATCACTAAAGCAAACATGTAAACATATTTTCAGTTGCTGGCACTATGTTGGCAGCTGAATTTTGTACCGATAAATAAAAGAATCATGGATCGTATAGACATATCCGTTGATTACTTTAAACTGGCTGATATTTTTATGCTGCGTATTTGGCAAGTAAAATGAATACACATAAGCCCCCCTTGCAATATCGTAGATGTCAATTACGGTGGAGTATTTAAATTGAGTATCATCTTCCTTTTTACCCATCAGGGTTGAATGAACGAATAGGTAATTTTTCCATGTTGCACATTTTGGATTAACTAAAAGTGCAGGTGTTGTAATTACACTGGAGCCATTTGACTGAATAGCTGAAACGTTGAAAAAAGCAGAATCTATCGGGTCTATTGTTTTTATCTTCCTTACCAGATTTAAACTGGTGTCCATAACAATTATTTCATTTCGGTAGGCATATAAATAGGTGAATAATTGCAGATTCTTGTTATATTCTAGGTTGCCACTGGTACAATATTGTCCGTCAACTTGCTTTATCAATATTGTATCATTTTCTATTGTTCCTGCCGGATAAGTTGCTTTACGAAAAGCATTACATTGGGTTTTTGAACTAACATAACGAAATACAAGGGAATTATCGTTAAGCGGCACGCTTTCCTGGAAAAAAGGGCAAGAAATAGTCCAAGTTGATGCTCTCCATTCATTTGTTTTTCCTTTAAGGATCGAACGTTCCAAGCCGTAAAAAACATAAAAGTTTATGCTGTCTACATAAATCTTGTAGTCGCTTACTCCATGTGATGTTGTATATCGTAAGTCTATGTTAATAGTTTGCGTATCTGTCAATGGCGAATTGGTTCGGAGCAAACGTGGCAAAGTAGTATAGTTGCCTAAATAGATATTTTCGTCAGATGAGCCGGCAATATAATAGGAGTTAAATCTCAAGTCAAGTCCCTTGATATCAGTGACCTCAAATGGAATCCTACGTTCAAAATCATAAGACAACACTTTTAGTTTTGCATGGTATCGGATAAAAAGTATCAGAATTGGTACAGGTGATAATATAAAAATCAGAAGCAGACGGGTAAATATTATTTTCATATGAGTAAGTAATAAGAAAGATGGTTAAAGCTCTCGTAGTCAGTAACCATCTTTCAGTTAATCAAACTTTAATCAAGTGCTAAGGGGCGGCTACATAAGCCAGTATTTGCATCGAAGCCGATGTACTGTACTTTGTCAATTGTACAGCTTGGTGTTGAACTTGCATGGCAAGGTACACTGGTTGTACATACTCCTACTACCGGTGCTGGTTTTGCACCGATTGTTTTTGTGTTCGCTTTACCTACTAAAGCTCCGCCTACTGCAATTGTTGTCAGTATGGCGAATGTTAAAATTTGCTTTTTCATAATAATGAGTAATTAGAATTGAATGATTGCCTACTCTGTTACAGGTTTTCGGCAAGTCCTGTTTCTCGGCCAAGAAATATTTTAAATAGGGTTTAATCTATCCTGCAGGTTGTGCTTGCTTTGAACAACTATAGCTGTTACGGCCAGTAATACAAATGCGATATTAAAAACTAAATGCTCGCGCCATCCCATCTTTTCCAGTATGCCCCCGCACGAACAAGGGACCCGTTCAGCGAAATTCAGGATTACAATAATGTAAGCGGTAAACATGGTCATTAAGCTAAAGCTGGCATATAAGCCTGTCACACGAGTAGCATCAAATAACAGCATCAATGAAATGATAATTTCTATTGTTGGAACAAGCCATGCGATTATACCAGCATACCCGGTCAATATAGGTGACTGACCAATTTGTACCGTAAATTTTTGGTAGTCTATTAGCTTATTTGCTACCGCATATAAGAACAGCAGTATGAAGCAGTAAGAAATGAGTTTTACAATAAGTGATTTGTTCATGGCTTAAATTATTGGTGAGTAGCACAATAATTTTGTGATACAAAGCTATAGTCGCCAAGTTGTTATTTCCGGTCAAAAAGTTGTGATTTCGTTGCAAAAAGTTGTGAAAAAATGTCAATTCTAAAATTGTAGACACTTTCATTCTGTGTCATTTGGACTTTTTGAAACATGGCTGGGGGAAACATGAAAGTACTTTATAAAGGCTGTGGTAAAATTGGCCGGATCATGATATCCTACATTTAGCCGCACATCTGCAATACTGTGGCTTCCTTCTTTTAGCATCTCCATAGCCTTATCCATACGTTGTTGCAGAATAAACTTGTGCATGGGCACTTTGTATTGCTTTTTAAAGCGTCTTTGTAATGTTGAGGGGCTAAGATTAAACTGCTCAGCAATTCTTTCGATAGAAAGGCTTTCATGTAGATTAGCTTCAATATACTCCATGATAATGATGATATGATTGTGTGCTGCCTTCATACCACGTCCTTTATTTCGAGTACTACTTTCGTTCCCCTAAATTTTTCGGATTTTATTTCAAGTGTGGCATTGATAAGTGCTGCCCTGCTACGCATGTTGGGGATTCCGTAGGTTGGCGCTCCGTAGATTTTTTCCTGGTTCAAGCCTATTCCATTGTCTTCAATAGACATACAAAAGCAACCATCTTTTGCTGAAATGGATATGATAATTGTTGAAGCCATTGCATGTTGAGCAATATTGCTGATGGCTTCGCTGGCAATGCGATACAGGATGATTTTTACCTCATCCGTTAGAATTGGCTCGATCTCGCACTCTACCATATAGTCGATATCTGTCTCTTCCATGATCAGGACCAGCTGGTCTTTAACCAGGCTTAACAAACTTTGAGACCGGATATATTCAAGGTTAATGGACTGGTTTATGGATGTGATCTTTTCAACGAGGACATCGATCTTATTGATTGATTCGACCAGTTCTGGTAAAGCTGAAGGAGCAACTTTTAACAGGTTCATTCGAGTACTGTTCAAAGCATTGCTGATCAATACCGCTTGTTGCTGAATGTCATCGTGTAGGTGCCTGGATAGTTCGTTAATCCAGCGTTCATATTCATTGATTTTGTCCTTTTGTCCTTCAATTAACAAAAGACTCTGTGTGCCATATCTCTGGTTTTTCCGATTGCGGAACGAATAAACCATATAGATAAATGCTCCGGTAAGCAAAAGCAGGATTAATGTAAAAGCAACAAAAAATAACAATATGGTGCGTTCTGGTATGTACATTCCTTACTGAATTAACTTGGGCAAGCACCAAAACCCAAAGCCTATAATTCCATAGGCAATGATATTGGTGACAATATGCATCGCATTAAGCATGGCAGCGTAATCTTTATTTAATTCTGCAGCCGAATTGAATACTTGCGAATTCAGCAGGTCAACTGTCCAGTAAAACATCAAAGCTGCCGAAAACCAGAAATGAGCGAAGCGGGTCAGCTTTTCGTGCCCCTCTCTATGGGATAAGAAAACCATCATATACAAGCAAAGGCTGATCACGACAATTCCACACCACAACAGGAAATAATTGTTGATCAGATCTTCCTGTTGAAGCCAAAAGTAATCATAGACCCCGAAAGCGATTGAAAAATAGCCAAGCGCGACTATCCACCACTTTTTTAAGCAGGCGGTAAAATACAGGCAGACTGTAAACATTTGAATAATGTCAGTGACATTATAAACATTATGATTGTCGCCTATGAAGTATTCAATTCCCGATGCTGTAAGCTCACTAACAAAACTGATTAAGATTAAAACATAGAATATCCTTGCCGGTTGTTCCATTATTCGCAGGCGTACAGCTCCCAGCCAGATGACGATCAGCAAGCATAGCAGGTAAACACCGTAAAGGATAAAATTCAATAACATGGTTGAATCAGAAACAGATTGGCGGACATGGTTTGGCCCGATCAAGGGCATAATTTGAATTGTAATAAACAGTATGGCCTGCATCATTTATGCCTGTTACCACAATAGTTAAAGCCGTTGATGAGAAACCCGTAGGGATGCCGAATTTACCTGAATTGACATAGGGCAAGGTATGTCCAAGTGCGATCTTCACCTCTTTAATATGAGTATCAGTAAGGTATTGGCGCAACGCTTCTGCATCTATGGACCAGGAAAGTAATGTATCGGGTCGTTCTGAACTGTAACTTGCAATGTAGCTTGCCGTCATCCTGTCCGCGGAATCTCGGGGAATAAAACAATCACCGGGCACTTCTTGCCGGGATGAGGTGGTTGTTCTTTTAACAGTACCGTTTTTTTCTTGTGGTGAATTGCAGGCTGCTAAAAATGTCAGTGTGCTGAGTAGATAAATTAGTTTCATGTCTGTATGTGTTAGATTGGTTAAATGTTGATGATGCCAAGCTTAATTGCTTCAAGCGTCAGGCCGACCCTGGTGCTCACATTGAGTTTTTTAAAACACTTGCTTCGATAGTTTTCTACTGTCTTGGCACTTATATTCATAAGCCTTGCAATTTCAGGGTAAGACAGATCAGACCCCGCGTGTTTGATGAACTGCCTTTCTTTTTCCGAAAGGTTGAATACTTTGGTTTTATGGTTCATTATGCTTTCAAACATGTTGACATCTGCATCTTTGGTGTAGGCAAAGCCGGTAGTTGCAATAGCAACAACAGCCTGGTACAGCTCTTCATAGCCATACTGCTTAGACAGGTATCCATTAGCACCAAGATGTAAAGCCTTCATAATCGTTTGCTCGTTGTGGTGCATGGTGTATATCAGACAAGGCAGACTTTTACCAAATGTTTTCCTGATCTTTTTAAGAAGTGTCAGTCCATCCATCTTAGGCATGGATATATCAATGATGCAGATATTTGGTAATGGAACCGTTTCATGTAGGTAATTAATGAGGTCATTCCCATTATCTGTACTATAAATCACATGTGTATTTCCTTTTGAATCAAGAAAGTCACAGACGGACTCCCGTACACCTTTCTGATCTTCGACATAAGCAATTCGAGTAGAGTTCCATAGGTTCATATAGGTAAATCTATTGGAGGAGATATACAAAACATATCTTTTCCTTCGATATTTTCAAAACAGGGGGGAAATCTCCCCCCTGTTTTGAACTTTCTGAAAATTATGCAAGATAAATTCAATAAATTCCGGTAGACTATTCTCACTGCTGCGTGACTTTTGTAATACTTCAATTGAAAATGAAATACTTCAACTGTGTTTTGAAGTGATTCGAGCAATTGGACCGCAAGCATATTCTTTTAATAATCATAGCCTAATGCAACTTTGACTCAATCAGAATCAACCCTATACAGCTATGATACAATTTGCCAACCAATTACAAGATGAGATGGAGCATGCCCTGGATCAGGTAACCATCAGGCCGGAGCGGGAAGCACTTAAGGCAAGAAACAGTTTTGAGA
This is a stretch of genomic DNA from Candidatus Pedobacter colombiensis. It encodes these proteins:
- a CDS encoding RagB/SusD family nutrient uptake outer membrane protein, encoding MKIIQYKNCYLLLLILVTLSCKKFLSIDPPIDRIVASEVFSNTETATAAVRGIYAKMMSENGFASGSSSSVTLLSGRSADEFSNYYTLSDFPKQFSENNLLSTNSSLQSGLWKDPYQIIYGANSVLESLNKSVQLSINTKQQLGGEAKFIRALCYFYLTNLFGNVPLILSSDYRLSSTASASNPQDIYVQVIKDLLEARDQLADNYPTADRTRANKWAATALLARVYLFNKDWVNAEKYSNELIAKTDLYDLIQDDLNKVFLSNSKEAILQFFVPQILGVNTNEGKIFILRQAPGSSTEVVMSENLFNAFEPGDKRKTNWIGTFTSGTFFWHYPYKYKVKAGSSPLTEFSMVLRVAEQYLIRAEARAQQNKISGLNSAESDVNLIRGRAGLTGVTGTTQAAMLLSIEKERRMELFSEWGHRWLDLKRTNRADAILAPLKGQNWQSTDQLYPIPYSELVNNKNLKQNPGYN
- a CDS encoding AraC family transcriptional regulator yields the protein MKAAHNHIIIIMEYIEANLHESLSIERIAEQFNLSPSTLQRRFKKQYKVPMHKFILQQRMDKAMEMLKEGSHSIADVRLNVGYHDPANFTTAFIKYFHVSPSHVSKSPNDTE
- a CDS encoding ATP-binding protein codes for the protein MYIPERTILLFFVAFTLILLLLTGAFIYMVYSFRNRKNQRYGTQSLLLIEGQKDKINEYERWINELSRHLHDDIQQQAVLISNALNSTRMNLLKVAPSALPELVESINKIDVLVEKITSINQSINLEYIRSQSLLSLVKDQLVLIMEETDIDYMVECEIEPILTDEVKIILYRIASEAISNIAQHAMASTIIISISAKDGCFCMSIEDNGIGLNQEKIYGAPTYGIPNMRSRAALINATLEIKSEKFRGTKVVLEIKDVV
- a CDS encoding response regulator transcription factor — protein: MNLWNSTRIAYVEDQKGVRESVCDFLDSKGNTHVIYSTDNGNDLINYLHETVPLPNICIIDISMPKMDGLTLLKKIRKTFGKSLPCLIYTMHHNEQTIMKALHLGANGYLSKQYGYEELYQAVVAIATTGFAYTKDADVNMFESIMNHKTKVFNLSEKERQFIKHAGSDLSYPEIARLMNISAKTVENYRSKCFKKLNVSTRVGLTLEAIKLGIINI